A stretch of the Staphylococcus sp. NRL 16/872 genome encodes the following:
- a CDS encoding phage holin: MTSDKLKQYIGLFGGMLSALYLALKASGIEVPFLMPDKLTAWENFATSTVPFLIAIYGVYKNSYVLHQKSKAQEEYLKENNLK, encoded by the coding sequence ATGACATCAGATAAATTAAAACAATATATTGGCTTATTCGGTGGTATGTTAAGCGCTTTATACCTTGCGTTAAAAGCAAGTGGTATAGAAGTGCCATTTTTAATGCCAGATAAATTAACAGCTTGGGAAAACTTTGCAACGTCCACTGTACCGTTTTTAATCGCCATATATGGCGTGTACAAAAATTCATATGTATTACATCAAAAATCTAAAGCACAAGAAGAATACTTGAAAGAAAATAACTTAAAATAG